CCTGGAATGATCAATTTCTACGTGAATATCAAGTATATGTCCTGGTAACATATGATTAAAATGATTATGTAGTGACTGTTATTTCAGGAATAAGCCACCTGTATACCCTGAAAGGTTCCTGTACTCTAGTATCCTCTAGAGGACAGGAACCTTTTCTTCACATTCATTTCAAAGGATGGAGGTTTTAGTACTGAGCTAGAAACTAATTTGCTGCAATGGGTATTAATTTAGTGTTCTATTTTAAGACAGTATTGTCTACTAactaaataataattttcagtTAATCCTCTACTTTTTGGTCATTGCAATTGAACCAGGGAGGCTGCTGGAGAAATTACCACTTCTGTATTCTGTGTTTATGAGATAATTCaccaatattttgtttattttacattattgtcTCAACcaaagcattttggactcctggCCTGCATCTATTCTGATGTCCCAAAAGCCTGACCAAGGCCTAATCCTGTCACACACTGCTCTGACAATCCTGTGTGACATAACACTAAAGATATTTCACCTGCTTCATCTTCAGCAAAAGAGATAATAAATTTGTGGTGGTGGTTGATGAGCCCTGGAAAGGAGCAAGTCTGAGTTTCACCCATGCAGATGCTCTTCTCCTTCCAGGTCCCTGTCCTCTTATCTTCCTGCAATGCCATAAGTCGACTGGATGAAAAACAAGATCTCATATTTTATCAGCTTGTAATTATATTACAATTTTCAATGTAAAAGGTTCATATAATCCTATTAGAAATATATTCACTGTGATTTATTGTTGTATATAGCACACTGTCATTGAAAATAGCCTTTTTTATTACCAATGATTAGCTGAAAGTTTTTGTGTACcctgtttatacagtaaatataagaACAGTGGTGGTTTTTGAAGTGTCTTCAAAGACAGACAGAGAAAGCAAAGGAATACTGAGGCAATTTTTACAATCAAAGCAGTTATCTCCTAAAGAcagaaacatgattttttttttattctttaaggGGAATATCAGCTTTGGGTATTATCCaggatcatttaaaaatattaacccATAacattcttatacagtatatatgtatagaCATTTAAAATTGCAACTTTAAAaggattgaaataaaataacaaatagatATTCCTACACATCTTTAGTTATCTGTAAACAATTTCATGATTgtcaatattacattttaattttgagtaAGAAAACTGTTAAATGCTTTATATTAGTCAATTTCTTTATAATACATGTAATAAATTTAACTGATTGAGAGACTTTCTGGGAAATtgcacaattcaaatagaaagGACATAACTGTGAATGTagaaattcttttaaaatgtgcttcaATTAATGTAGGAATTGTTTACTTTTGAGGATATTGTGTCTGTTGTCAATGGTATTtatactgttacagtatatgataccCAGCTCCCTTCATAAAATTACTCTTTGCAAAGGGGATAAATATGCATAGatatttcagacaacttaacATTAGTTGCATTCAACACTAGTGAGTCACATCAAAGAATCAAATCCTACtgatacaaaattaaaatcataAATCCCTTCATCTTACCCACTCATGAAGTCTCCAAAAATGTACAAGCCATTTAGATTAGGTGACTCGCATCCTCTGTACACGTACCCCCCAGTTACTGATTTCCCTTTGTGGTGACTGTATGCAAAAATTGGAGGGATATcatctaaaaaagaaaacagtgtaAAAAAGTGTATGGTATACAAAAGAAACTTAATGCATTTGTGAAGTTGATTACAAGTTTGTTACAGAGCagagttttgtttattttacataaattcACATTTAATGTTGAAACTATTTATGTACTGAACTTTATACAAACAGTCCTCTCTCTGAAGGGGTCTCCTTACCCAATGAGGAGTTGTGACACATCTTCACATCATAGCATTCAAATCCCTCTTTTGCTCTCCATCCATAGTTGCCTCCTTTAACAATGATGTCAATCTCTTCAAATCTGTTCTGGCCCACATCACCACAGAATATCCTCCCTCTCCCCCTGTGCGTAACCGGGTCTCCGCGGTCAACAGAGCAGCGCCATATGTTTCTCACTCCGTAGGCATAGACTTCTGGCAGAGCACTCTTGTCAGAAATGAATGGGTTGTCAGGTGGAATCCTGTAGGGTTTTCCATCTTTGCTGCTCCCATCCACATCAATGCGTAAGACTTTGCCTAATAGAGTACTCCTGGCCATAGAAGGAGAAGATACATACTTATAGGCAACAGCATGCTGGAACTTTTACAAACAGTGATAACATGTTAGTTAATAACAATGTTTACAaatctccatccatccattttctaatcgttatatccaatacagggtggcTGAGAAGCCAGAccttatcccagcaagccacAGGAGTAATGCAGTCCATcatagagcacacacacaccagggccaattctgCCAGAAGTCAATTATCctacaagtatgtctttggactgtgagaggaaaccagacaacccagaggaaacccacactaacacggggagagcatacaaactccatgctgaTAACACCCCGAGAATTGAACTcagtgccccagcactgtgaggcagccatTCTACCCATTGCACCACTGTACTACCGTGGTTCCAAATCTCATAGAATAGTGTTcgacaaagtactgtacatttgacaCAATCTCTTACTTGTTTTGGGCATTGCCAAACTTCCCAAAAGGGTCCCCAGCTTTCCCCCCATCTCCAGTGAAGATGTACATGTAGCCGTCAAGACCAAACAAGAGCTGCCCCCCATTGTGATTGGCTGCAGGCTCTTCGATCTCAAAAATGACCCTGTTAAAGTAAAATACAAGGTGGCAAGTTCATTTCTGGCAAATCTTACTGATTTAGATTCCGTTTTGTGTGACTGAAACAGCAACAAAGTTCAGCTTGCAAAGATGAGGATGGGAATGCCGGTGGTTGCCATTACAAGGTTCCAATTGACTATTAATAGCCCTGCAGACAGATATGGTAGCTGTATGTTTGACTTAAATTGAGTTTCCAATGAGTTTGGGATGGATAACAGCAGCCAAGTTCATTCAGACACAACTGCCATAATCATTCTTGACGTCATTTCCTTATGTTAAGAAAACTACAAATACTCTTCTTTCCTTTCCATTCTTCTTTTGCATTCCTGCTCCAGCCAATCTCCTCCTTTGCAGTCACCCCTTGGTCACTACTCACTCTGCAGAGGGGTCTGAGAGGTCCCCTCCTCGTCCTGTGGCCAGGGGACTGGCTCTCAGCCATGTGAGTTTAGCAAACTCTTACTATTACTCAACATTCAATAAACATTATTAGTACATCTATTTcctgggtgttgttattccttgtGAAGGCCTCCAACCTGAACTCTACATGGCAAGAATTGACCAATTGGTGTAGTAGGTTTCATGCTTGGTGGATGAGTGGGGGTGCAAAGTCCTGttgagtactgtatgttctacatttgaaatgtatttaatatactgCACTAATAAGAAAAGGACAAGAAAAAACATTGTGTAGACAAGTCCCTTTTAACATTATGAAGtgttaaatatgaaaatattgaatattgcACGCTTACTATACTGGATGCTTGTCAGATACAAAAGTATTGCAAAGGACCATGAAGTGGAAATCAATAATGTCTTCAGTATTAGCTGTTACAAGACAATAGAAACTAATTACATTTCAGTCATGTGAAATATGCTGTAAATTCAAAAATCATCATGAGTAAGGTGGTTCTAATGAGACATTCTACATTGTAAGGAAGTACCTGTATATAAAATCAACAATTTTAACTTTCATTTTAAGAGATATAGCCCCCTCTGCTGTTTGAATTTAGCATAGTTTGTCTTTGCTCTTTCTTCAATATGTAAAACTAAGATATTCCTGACAATTCTGCAGATAATTATCCCTTCcctcaaaatgtttaaatatcatTCTGTCTTACAGagaaaactttaattttaattttatagttttataaatTAGCCCATATCTAACctccaaattgtttccactggATCTGTTAACCGGTAACAGGTATCAAAGGtgtgcaaagaaaaaaagatgccTAAAAAGATACATCTGAAATCTCATATTCATGGCAAATGTGGTATATACCTTTTTGTTCATACTTAATTGCTGTATGCTGATCTTTGTTTTTAATAGATTGATAAATATCTAAAGTCAGATGGAGTTCATTAAAAAGTTTCTCACCTCTAAACACAGGCAGTTCTGTTTAAATAAATAGGATTATTTATTGCCAATATAAAATTGTGTACTTCTTTCAAGTTAGATTtataatatgttttgttttgatatgTGGGAGTAAGAAAAATggagcaattatttttaaaaaacatattgcagtagctgtctttttaaaatgttataatcATCTTAATTTATTTCCTGGTAATACCCTTCAGTTTGGGTTTGTGAGTTCTTGTCTAATATGACTTAACTGCTGCCAGACCATGCTAGCCTGGAAAAACAGCATAAGGAATATTCTGTATGGCTCCTTTCTATGAGGATTAGACTATGTCTATGTCTCCAACTGTAGGGGGTTTTGAATAGCTTTTCGATAATAACAATGCAGAACAGAAAATAGTAATTCGTTTTTTTAGTAATGAATATGTAAATTATGCATAACATAAAAGTTATATCCACATGGCTGAAATGCaccaaatgctttttttttagacCCTGGGGATTTTTTGATTAATTAACTGAATACTTTAACCAAGATACTTTAGCCATTTTATTTCAAAGTCATCCAAAGCCTGTCGATGCCTTAAGCACAGGCtaaaatattattcatttttcataaaTTAATTACAGAATTGTGGACTACTGTAAAGTTGGTCTAAAACAATCACACATCTCTATCCTTTAGGTGCTTTCACTCATACATCCTATAGTTCATACTTTAAGTCAAGAAGTTAACAGAATTGTCCATCATTGTgctaatataaaaaatgtgttgtttgcactgtttctctgttgttgacTGGTGTACAGCAAATACAAAATGGATACAACTTCATGGCATGAAACACTAATTTcccaattaaaatactttttttttaaatgaacatctTAAATGGCATATGACATCTTTTCAGCCCTTACCATAATATGTgacaaaatgtgtaaaaaatcaTTCAATACTAATTCTAGTCCATCGCACTGATGAGGTCTGACcataaattaatacaaataattgAGTTATAGCTTGCTGTACAATAATAACAGTTTTTGAACTACAATCCTAAATTGTATTCtaatacaaaaaaatgattGATTAATCTCTCAGCACAATTTAATGGATTATTCTGTCATTCAGAACAACAAGAAACTAACAGCGTCTTACCTTTCTGAATGGGGATCAGCTGTGTTCATATCATGGGCTGACACCTTCAACTCACTGATCCTGATCTTATCCACTTTGTCCCAGACTGTGATGGAGTAATAGATGAAAAAACGGCCATTGTGTCTGTACTGCGGGTGAAAAGCAAGTCCAAGAAATCCCCGTTCATCCCCTAGCCAGGGAGTGGTCAGCACTGTACCACTGAGGTCCAAGAATGGCTCTTCCAAACGGCTGCCATCCTGCAGGTAGATCCACACAAAGCCCAGCTGCTCTCCTACAAACATGCGGTGGGTATCGTCATTGCTGTGCAACATCAGTACTGGGTTTCTCAACCCATTAGCAACCTCAATCAGACACAGCTGAAGGCAACCACTCCTGTCCTGAACCATACTACCTAAGTTGCGGTTGAGGATGGTGTTCTGAAGCACATTTGGATAGCAGTAGTCTTGGTCTGGTAGATTAAGCAAACTGCAAAACATGAACCTGTCCTTCTCACAGGTCTCCTGGATATGCTTGTCATCAGTAAGGAGCTTTACAACTGAGTGGCACTTGACATGGAACTCTGAACAGTAATTGAAGCAAAGACCTGGCAGGTTCCTCAAGGGAGTGTATGGGTTTTCAGCATCATACAGGTGGGCAGCATAAGGAGAGCACTCCTGAAAAACAAACTCAGTATTATTTTGCGAAACGAATGTGTCTCTTTCTTTAGTGGTTCAAGCTTTAATCATACAAAACCTATAAGTCAACAACAGGTGAGTTAGGATATGTAGGAAATATATGTGTATTTTGTTTCAGCCAGGAGCAGAATATACTGTGCAAATGAAGTTAACAGCCATTGGGCCTTCTTCTTATTGTTtctaatcatactgtatgttttcccaTTTTAAAATGCCATATATGAATGTccacatttccatttaaaatcaaatgcaaatACTATTCTCCAACACCAAATGTCAGTTCCATTATTTCTTAACAGAGCAAGTCAAAGGTGAAAGAGCTAAACTTGCATGCCAGCTGGAAGATAGATGAGGGTTGTCCCATGTCAAATGCATTTAATCTAGACCTGGGGTAGGAGACTGGGGTCTGCCACAAACAGCACATAGACTAGATGAAACCTCCTGTTTgttgattaaaaatgaattgaaattCCACAAGCTGAAttgattttacaaaaacaatagTCCCTATTTTGTAACAGCAACCCCACTATATAACAGATGTGATGGAGAAAGAATTACAGTACTGAGAAAGGTTTGTGAATCACCAACCAAATTATGTGATTATGTTTTACCATGATACCCTTGTCTGCCAAAATAACCAAAACTGTTTATATTTACTAGTTTAAAGTTTTTTGAGattcagatcactttattggctatatacaatttctggtattaggaatttgtcttttcgcttaccccaacttgctctccatgagacacacagacagggagagaagcatacggcgctcctggagcagttggggttaagggccttgctcagggacccaacggattaggattcctctgccggctgtagaatacaaaccagcaaccttccagccataggcgcagatccttagccacagagccatagCACCACCCGTGAAAGGAGAAAAGGCTTTACCCCATGTGAGGATCGAACTCACTAACTTCAGATTTTGAGACTGACAAGTTACCTATTGTGCTAATAAGCTGCTCATTATATAAAATGAACGCtgatatatgaaacagaaaaaaactagcAGTGTCAGTGAAATAATAAGTGAACTGCTAGTTTACTCAGTACAATAAAGTGAATAATTCGAAGGAGCTGTTTGAATAATTGGGATACAAGTAATCAAGAATTGAG
This genomic window from Lepisosteus oculatus isolate fLepOcu1 chromosome 2, fLepOcu1.hap2, whole genome shotgun sequence contains:
- the hhipl2 gene encoding HHIP-like protein 2; the protein is MLYAEGVRQAGKLNFSLILNRLLFIVFVLLLVGNSVGHPQCLDYRPPFKPPFHLEFCTEYETFGCCDQDTDNAIAERYWDIMDFYDIQGYELCGGFVKDILCQECSPYAAHLYDAENPYTPLRNLPGLCFNYCSEFHVKCHSVVKLLTDDKHIQETCEKDRFMFCSLLNLPDQDYCYPNVLQNTILNRNLGSMVQDRSGCLQLCLIEVANGLRNPVLMLHSNDDTHRMFVGEQLGFVWIYLQDGSRLEEPFLDLSGTVLTTPWLGDERGFLGLAFHPQYRHNGRFFIYYSITVWDKVDKIRISELKVSAHDMNTADPHSERVIFEIEEPAANHNGGQLLFGLDGYMYIFTGDGGKAGDPFGKFGNAQNKSTLLGKVLRIDVDGSSKDGKPYRIPPDNPFISDKSALPEVYAYGVRNIWRCSVDRGDPVTHRGRGRIFCGDVGQNRFEEIDIIVKGGNYGWRAKEGFECYDVKMCHNSSLDDIPPIFAYSHHKGKSVTGGYVYRGCESPNLNGLYIFGDFMSGRLMALQEDKRTGTWKEKSICMGETQTCSFPGLINHHHKFIISFAEDEAGELYFMATSYPSAHSPFGTIYKFMDPSRRASPGKCKHKPLPIKVKGKRIPFVAQALTVLDSNAQPPTRAPPKRLKLTTQPPVTNVLPTTTRPTTAVQRSTTPQTTSTKKPVYQPVTTKKPVHQPVTTKKPVHQPVTTKKPVCKPATPRKGLKVKSPDRPPKRKPAAFDHQKGSKSKAGKPSRKKVSPGAGVTKPKVKLNPRATQKPGTVGLHNIPSRAPATSRPVGTLRKQKGSKTGKGPSEFLIKAHSGSKRKSSQKMQPRHEKGQNEEKRKTKNQ